Proteins co-encoded in one Cricetulus griseus strain 17A/GY chromosome 1 unlocalized genomic scaffold, alternate assembly CriGri-PICRH-1.0 chr1_1, whole genome shotgun sequence genomic window:
- the LOC100755269 gene encoding double homeobox protein B-like codes for MDLNCTLGLLEKEARRRRIILNQNQKNTLRAWFEKNPNPDLATRGHLAKELGISESQIMTWFQKHRKIQKQGEFDCCLEESQTQGQDKPKVKEAGRSRTHFTKLQIDTLIEAFEKNRFPGIATREKLAQQTGIPESRIHIWFQNRRARHPDHKHSTQATAQLPRNSQCPALKATGQSAPSKTLTSSLSVTPALSPPHTPLGPLDLSMGRQKQLSRTTVLQPSQVVQGRGDGQNSSVYTGHLSPIITPGEEGFHTQAPLRPLIQERWQDPRENSGLAVPTVDDSTQVPAVNQHFQELNQKDLSFLQNWDEWLQSMLAEWIPAKEYCSPGESELHPWQVQLQQPASVSHEVDKTPQQ; via the exons ATGGATCTAAACTGCACTCTTG GCCTACTGGAAAAAGAAGCCCGAAGAAGGAGAATCATTCTGAACCAGAATCAAAAGAACACTCTTCGTGCGTGGTTTGAAAAGAATCCCAATCCAGATTTAGCTACAAGGGGACATCTGGCTAAGGAGTTGGGCATCTCAGAGTCTCAAATTATG ACTTGgtttcaaaagcacagaaaaatacagaaacaagggGAGTTTGATTGTTGCCTTGAAGAAAGCCAAACCCAGGGACAAGATAAACCAAAAG TTAAAGAAGCTGGAAGGAGCAGAACACACTTCACAAAATTGCAGATTGATACTCTAATTGAAGCTTTCGAGAAGAATCGATTCCCAGGGATTGCTACCAGGGAAAAACTGGCTCAACAAACAGGCATCCCGGAATCCAGAATTCAT atatGGTTTCAGAACCGGAGAGCTCGGCATCCAGACCACAAACATAGCACTCAGGCAACTGCTCAGCTGCCCCGGAACAGCCAGTGCCCTGCCCTGAAGGCTACTGGTCAATCTGCTCCTTCCAAAACTCTCACCAGCAGCTTGTCAGTTACACCAGCTCTTtctccaccccacacaccactTGGTCCTTTGGATCTCTCTATGGGCCGTCAGAAGCAGTTATCAAGGACCACAGTACTCCAGCCCTCCCAGGTTGTACAGGGAAGGGGTGATGGTCAGAATTCTTCAGTGTACACTGGCCACTTATCACCTATAATAACTCCAGGAGAGGAGGGCTTCCATACTCAGGCTCCTTTAAGGCCCCTAATCCAAGAAAGATGGCAAGATCCCAGGGAGAACAGTGGTTTGGCTGTACCAACCGTAGATGATTCTACTCAGGTTCCAGCTGTCAATCAACACTTTCAGGAACTGAACCAGAAAGACCTTTCCTTTCTGCAAAACTGGGATGAATGGCTCCAATCAATGCTTGCTGAATGGATACCTGCCAAAGAATACTGTTCTCCTGGTGAATCTGAGCTGCATCCGTGGCAGGTGCAGCTTCAGCAGCCTGCCAGTGTCTCTCATGAAGTGGACAAAACTCCACAGCAGTAG